A segment of the Raphanus sativus cultivar WK10039 unplaced genomic scaffold, ASM80110v3 Scaffold0912, whole genome shotgun sequence genome:
TTCATTTTGTTTCCAGCCTTCGGTGTCTCTGCTGCCAGCACTATGTCGCCTACAGAATCTCTCACTATCTCAAGCAACAAAACAATCATATCTCGTAGTGAAACCTTCGAGCTTGGTTTCTTCACTCCCACGTCAAGTTCTCGTTGGTATCTCGGGATTTGGTACAAGAAAATCCCTACCAGAACCTACGTATGGGTTGCAAACAGAGACACTCCTCTCTCAGAGTCCAACGGATCTCTCAAAATCTCCGACAACAATAATCTCATCATTTCGGATCATTCCAATAAACCTGTTTGGTCCACTAACCTAACAGGAGGAAACGTGAGAACAACTCCAGTGGTCGCAGAGCTTCTCGATAACGGTAACCTCGTGCTCAGAGACTCCAACAATAACAACGAGTACTTGTGGCAGAGTTTCGATTTTCCGACAGATACTTTACTTCCGGAGATGAAACTTGGTTGGGATCTTAAAAGCGGAAGAAACAGATTCTTGAGATCCAGGAAAACCCCAGACGATCCATCGAGCGGGGATTTCTCGACTAAATTCGAAACCAAAGGGTTCCCAGAGGTTTACGTACGCAACAAGGAGTCTATAGTGTACCGGAGCGGTCCATGGGATGGGATCCGGTATAACGGCATACCGGAGATAACCCCGGTTGATTACCTAGTTTTAAATTTCACAGCTACTGATGAAGAAATAACTTACTCGTACCGTATCACAAAAAGTAACATTTACTCCATCTTAACCCTAACCCCCACCGGGTTGTTACAACGATCAACTTGGGTTGAGAGATTACAGAGCTGGAGACCGTTATGGTACTCACCAAAGGATATATGCAATAACTACGAACAGTGTGGGAGTTACGGTTATTGCGATTCCAACACCTCGCCGGTTTGTAACTgtgtccaagggtttaagccAGTGAATAAGTGGGATCTGAGAGATGATTTTGAGGGTTGCGTGAGGAAGACGAGGCTGAGATGTGACGGTACGGATGGGTTTGTGCGGTTGAAGAATATGAAGTTGCCGGATACTACGAAGACGATGGTGGACAGGGGGATTGGGATAGAAGAGTGTGAAGCACGGTGTCTTAAAGATTGCAATTGTAAGGCGTTCGCTAATACTGACATTCGTAATGGTGGGTCAGGATGTGTGATTTGGACCGGGGATTTGTTGGATATCCGAAATTTTGCTGACGGAGGTCAGGATCTCTACGTCAGACTAGCAGCTGCTGATCtcggttagtttttttttacctttacATTTTAAGAggttactagattttgatccatgCAATCACTCggatgtatttataaaatttgttaccatatttttttcatgttaatattaaaatgaataaaaaatctgaatccaaaaagTCAAATCAATCATAATCTAAAAAAATAGTAATCTAATCCaaatcaaaattgattaaatatccaaattattcaaaatattgataTCTACAGAACTAAAATGAAATTATATCTGAATCATAATATCTCGAATACccaaatatatttgaaattaaattatatacttatgtatattaattatttttagttttagtgtatataaaaatatccagaACATATGGCatttttaagttggtttaaataattgaaaatataaataaataatcaaaactaaatatctaaaataggtaaattatattcaaaacaccaaaaatacttaaaataatcaTTAGTTATCTATCCAAATAgtttaaaccaaatcaatttatatgttaagtttagatattctgacatat
Coding sequences within it:
- the LOC130503302 gene encoding receptor-like serine/threonine-protein kinase SD1-6; the encoded protein is MRSVPNHHYLYTFAFVFILFPAFGVSAASTMSPTESLTISSNKTIISRSETFELGFFTPTSSSRWYLGIWYKKIPTRTYVWVANRDTPLSESNGSLKISDNNNLIISDHSNKPVWSTNLTGGNVRTTPVVAELLDNGNLVLRDSNNNNEYLWQSFDFPTDTLLPEMKLGWDLKSGRNRFLRSRKTPDDPSSGDFSTKFETKGFPEVYVRNKESIVYRSGPWDGIRYNGIPEITPVDYLVLNFTATDEEITYSYRITKSNIYSILTLTPTGLLQRSTWVERLQSWRPLWYSPKDICNNYEQCGSYGYCDSNTSPVCNCVQGFKPVNKWDLRDDFEGCVRKTRLRCDGTDGFVRLKNMKLPDTTKTMVDRGIGIEECEARCLKDCNCKAFANTDIRNGGSGCVIWTGDLLDIRNFADGGQDLYVRLAAADLG